TTAAAAATAAATCTTTTTCTAAAATTTCTAAATAATTGATACAAGACAAATCAAAATTAATATTTTTATCTCTAAGTTATCAAAAAATCAATATAATCGTAAAAAATTAATAAGGGAAATTTATGGCATTTGAAAATGTATTAAAAGCGATTGAAGATATAAAAAATGGCAAAATGGTAATTATGGTCGATGATGAGGACCGTGAGAATGAAGGAGACTTGGTCTTTTCAGCGGCAAGCAGCGATATGCAAAAGGTAAATTTTGCAATCACTCATGCAAAAGGTGTGCTTTGTCTTGCGATGGATGAAGCAAACGCAAAAAGACTTGATTTGCCGCTAATGGTTTCTAAAAATACATCCAGTCACGAAACCGCATTTACTGTTACAATTGATGCAAAGGAGGCAACGACAGGCGTAAGTGCTTATGAGCGTGATATGACGATTAGACTTGCTGCTAGTACTGATTCAGTGCCTGAAAATTTTGTAAGGCCTGGGCATATATTTCCGCTTATTGCAAAAAAGGGCGGCGTACTCGTTCGAACAGGTCACACTGAAGGATCAGTTGATCTTTGCAAACTTGCTGGCGTTAGTCCAATGGCAGCGATTTGCGAGATCGTAAAAGAAGATGGCACAATGGCCAGACGTGATTATCTGGAGGAATTCTGTAAAAAATTTAACCTAAACATGATAAGCGTTTCTGAATTAGTAGAATACAGACTTAGCCACGAAAGCTTAATAGAGGTTTCGCCCGCAAAGAGTGTAAAAATCTGTGGTTTTGAAGCAAAAAGATATGACATAAAAGATCACGAAAATAAAAATCACGCTGCCTATGTTTTTGGAGAGACAAAAGCGCAAACTAATGTAAAATTTCAAAAAATAAGCAAAGACCATGAGCTTTTAAGCGGAGATAAATTTGATAATTTATTAAAGGCATTGGATTTTTTAAGTAAAAATGGCGGAGTGTTGCTATTTTTAGACAGCAATAAAAGCGATGCAAGCTCACAAAAAGATTATGGTATTGGGGCACAAATTTTAAAGTATTTTGGCATAAGCGAAATTGAGCTTTTAAGCTCAAATAAAAATAAAGAATTTGTAAGTCTTGCAGGCTTTGGACTTGATATAAAAGGCTATAAAGAAATTTAATTTTGCCACGTTCTTTTAATGCGGATATTAATCATCCTAATAGCAAAATTCTTCACTTGGAAAAATTTTGCCTTTTACATCATTTGCGTAGGATTGCACACTCTTTCTTACAATATCCGCTCCATCAAGATAGTGTTTTACAAATTTTGGTTTAAAGTCTTCAAAAAAACCAAGCATATCAGACCACACAAGCACTTGTCCATCGACATTTACCCCAGACCCAATGCCAATAACTGGTATATGAACTTGCTTTGTTATCTCGCTAGCCACGCTACTCATCGTACCCTCAAGCAAGATGCCAAATGCTCCAGCTTGCTCAAACGCCAAAGCCTCTTCAATTAGTTTTTTTACCTCGATCTCGCTTCTTCCCTTTATCTTATAGCCGCCTTCAAATTTATAAAACTGAGGCTTTAAACCGATATGAGCCATAACGTTTATGCCCTCCTCACAAAGACGCTTTACTAAATTTACTTGGTGCATGCCAACTTCGAGCTTTACCGCATCGGCATTTGTCTGTTTAAAAAATTTCATCGCATTTTTTATAGCTTGCTTTTCATTTGTGTAGCTACCAAATGGCATATCAGCCATGATAAAAGTATTTTTAGCTCCGTTACAAACGGCCTTTGTATGATAAAGCATGGTATTCATGTCCGCACTTATCGTGCTTTCTTGCATATTAAAACTCATATTTAAGCTATCGCCAACCAAAATAATATCAGCATAATCATCAAAAAGCTTAGCAAATAACGCATCATAGGCTGTTATCATTACAATAGGCTCAATGTCTTTTTTATTTTTTATATCATTTATGCTTAGTTTTTTCTTCTGAGTTTTTTCATTTTTCATTGCAAGCTCCAAGGATTTTTAGCTAAAAGGCTAACAATTTTATCAAATTTTTGCTACAATTACGCCAATTTCTTAAGGACATAAAAATGGGTATATTAAAAAGGCTTGAAATAGATTACTCTTATGATATAGTTGAAGAATTTTTATCTCACTATGCTTTAATGTGCGATTTACTCGAGCCTTTGATAATAAATTTAGGAAGAGCTGATAAATATAAAGATAGCATCCTAGAGCTTACTAGGATTTTTCATAATATTAAATCAGCAGCAGGATTCATGCATCTTGATCCGATATTAAAGCTTACAACTTTAGCTGAAGAGATAGCTCAAGAAGCAAGAAGTCTAAAAGGGCCAGCAAATGATAAATTTATAGATTGGTTGCTGCTTGTTAGTGATCAGTTCAATAAATATAAAGATGACGTCGAGAACGATTTTGAATATTTTAGTGTTCTTGAGCCAAAAATTATTGATGTGCCTGCAAAACTTAACTAAATAATCCACTAGCCATTTTATTTTTTGGGAGCGACTTGGCTTCGACAGGAGCAGAGTGTGTATGGTGGCACGTCGCTTTGAGCAAAGCGTAAAAAGCTCAAATTAAATTTAAACGCAAACAACGTTAATTTCGCTCCTGCTTACGCTAAAGCTGCGTAAGTTCAGTTGAGCCTTGCTTAGTCTAATTCTAGCTAGGACAAAAGCAAGTAATTTAGCTAGAGTAGGCTCGCAAAGTGACTGCTTGCTAGCTGAAATTTTAGTCTTAGTCTAAATTTTGGTTTTGGAAAGTGAGCCTTTTTAGATGAAATTTTCACTTTTGCTAAGCGTGTAGAGGCTGTATGCATTTTGTTTTTGGACAGGGGTTCGATCCCCCTCGCTTCCACCATTTCTATCTAAAATACAAATAAAAATTTTATTAAATAGCTTAAATTAAAAAAGCTCTTCTGACTCAAAATAATTTTGTGAAATATTTCGCTCTTTTTCATTAGTATTTACATGAAGCACGTAGTAACCTATCTGTGTGTTGCTAGCATCTATTAGTGGTACCACGCAAAAGTAGTGTGTTTTATAAACGTAAAATTCATATTCTTTAAAATTAATATCACGCAAAAAACCTACTATGTTTAAATTTGCACTGCTTAAATTTTCGATGTAATAATCATTTAAAATTTGATCACTTGGAATGCTTTTACGAGATGGCATCTTGTCTTTTGCCAAAAGAACAAATAGATCAATTCCTTGCTTTTTAAAATAATTTCCAAGTGAGTCAAAATTTAACAAAACCTCGATGTTGCCAATAATTTTACCATCACGTATTACGTTTGAGACAGCCCTTATATGCGTTCCAGCATACCACGCCTCGATGCCGACCATGGGCTTGTTTTGATGCCTTGACTCTTGCACTAAAAACCTACTACTAGCGATCATATCGCCATATCTGTTTAGATCCCAACTCCTTACATAGCTTTTTAGATCTTTATCATAAATATGAAGCTTAATGTTGTTATACATCGATGCTGCGCCAAGGGTTTTGGTTAAATTTTCGATATTTTTTATACATTCATCGCGACTTTGCCCTAGCAAGCACATTTGTATAGACTCATTTTGAGCAAGCAAGATAGAGATCGCCATTGATGAAAATTTCTCATCATCTATACTTTTATTAAGCTGTTTTACCTGGTAATCAAAAAAGACTCGCATATTATTTTGCATCTTTTCAGCCATATAAGAGCTGTAAAGAAAGTAAAAAAGCCCTCCAAGTACTATGATAAAGATAAAAATGATATAGACATTAAAATATTTTTTATATTTATTCAAAACTAGCCCTTAACTTTTCTTCTAAAAATTTTGCAAATTTATCAAACTCTGGCAACGCAAGCTCGCTTTTTCTTTTTGGATTAGCCCAAACGCTATCTGGAAAAAATGCGTCATCACTAAATCTAGCAATAACATGAATATGCACGTGTGGCACGTAGTTTCCAAAGCTTGCAATGTTTATTTTAGTTGGTTTATAAAACTCAAGCATAGCCTTTTCGCTTATAAGCATCGCCTCAAAAAGCCTAACTCTACTTGCCTCATCGCAGTCGCTTAGCTCACGAAATGGCTTAATGGTAAAAATTTTTATCCATGGAAGTTCATTGTCTTCACGCTCGATTTTTATAAATTTATCTTCATAGATCATATTTGTTCCTATTTTTATACAAAATTTCTCTCTCTTAAAAGTGTATAAAGCTTGATAGTCGAGATAAAAAATGTTACAATCGCTGGTCCAAGGATCACGCCCCAAAACCCAAATGTCGTGATGCCGGCGAGCATCGCAAAGAATATAAGAAGTTCATTTATCTTTGTTGGTATTTTGACCAGCTTTGAGTTTATAAATTTAATAACAAGTGGCTTTAAAAGCGTATCAGCTGCAAATGAGATCACTACGATCGTATAAATTGCGATAGTTATCGCTGCTGCTGTGTTGCCATTTGCAAACTCATAAATGCTAATAGGCGCCCACGCCAGAATACCACCAACAACTGGAATAAGCGAAGCAAAGCTAAAAAAGAT
This genomic interval from Campylobacter concisus contains the following:
- the panB gene encoding 3-methyl-2-oxobutanoate hydroxymethyltransferase, giving the protein MKNEKTQKKKLSINDIKNKKDIEPIVMITAYDALFAKLFDDYADIILVGDSLNMSFNMQESTISADMNTMLYHTKAVCNGAKNTFIMADMPFGSYTNEKQAIKNAMKFFKQTNADAVKLEVGMHQVNLVKRLCEEGINVMAHIGLKPQFYKFEGGYKIKGRSEIEVKKLIEEALAFEQAGAFGILLEGTMSSVASEITKQVHIPVIGIGSGVNVDGQVLVWSDMLGFFEDFKPKFVKHYLDGADIVRKSVQSYANDVKGKIFPSEEFCY
- a CDS encoding HIT family protein; the protein is MIYEDKFIKIEREDNELPWIKIFTIKPFRELSDCDEASRVRLFEAMLISEKAMLEFYKPTKINIASFGNYVPHVHIHVIARFSDDAFFPDSVWANPKRKSELALPEFDKFAKFLEEKLRASFE
- a CDS encoding bifunctional 3,4-dihydroxy-2-butanone 4-phosphate synthase/GTP cyclohydrolase II, yielding MAFENVLKAIEDIKNGKMVIMVDDEDRENEGDLVFSAASSDMQKVNFAITHAKGVLCLAMDEANAKRLDLPLMVSKNTSSHETAFTVTIDAKEATTGVSAYERDMTIRLAASTDSVPENFVRPGHIFPLIAKKGGVLVRTGHTEGSVDLCKLAGVSPMAAICEIVKEDGTMARRDYLEEFCKKFNLNMISVSELVEYRLSHESLIEVSPAKSVKICGFEAKRYDIKDHENKNHAAYVFGETKAQTNVKFQKISKDHELLSGDKFDNLLKALDFLSKNGGVLLFLDSNKSDASSQKDYGIGAQILKYFGISEIELLSSNKNKEFVSLAGFGLDIKGYKEI
- a CDS encoding cache domain-containing protein gives rise to the protein MNKYKKYFNVYIIFIFIIVLGGLFYFLYSSYMAEKMQNNMRVFFDYQVKQLNKSIDDEKFSSMAISILLAQNESIQMCLLGQSRDECIKNIENLTKTLGAASMYNNIKLHIYDKDLKSYVRSWDLNRYGDMIASSRFLVQESRHQNKPMVGIEAWYAGTHIRAVSNVIRDGKIIGNIEVLLNFDSLGNYFKKQGIDLFVLLAKDKMPSRKSIPSDQILNDYYIENLSSANLNIVGFLRDINFKEYEFYVYKTHYFCVVPLIDASNTQIGYYVLHVNTNEKERNISQNYFESEELF
- a CDS encoding phosphorelay protein, with product MGILKRLEIDYSYDIVEEFLSHYALMCDLLEPLIINLGRADKYKDSILELTRIFHNIKSAAGFMHLDPILKLTTLAEEIAQEARSLKGPANDKFIDWLLLVSDQFNKYKDDVENDFEYFSVLEPKIIDVPAKLN